A stretch of the Marivirga tractuosa DSM 4126 genome encodes the following:
- a CDS encoding ribbon-helix-helix domain-containing protein codes for MARQSISFTEPNDEWLKSQVDSQEYSSKSELVNDLIRQARSQQKQIDWIKAKLEKSEKSGFTDATKEQILAESKSNLNG; via the coding sequence ATGGCACGTCAAAGTATTTCATTTACCGAACCGAATGACGAGTGGTTAAAATCCCAAGTCGACAGTCAGGAATATTCAAGCAAAAGCGAATTAGTGAACGATTTAATCCGACAAGCAAGAAGCCAACAAAAGCAAATTGATTGGATTAAAGCAAAACTTGAAAAATCGGAGAAAAGTGGTTTTACAGATGCAACTAAAGAACAGATTTTAGCAGAATCTAAGTCTAATTTGAATGGCTGA
- a CDS encoding type II toxin-antitoxin system RelE/ParE family toxin — MADYRLSNEAKNDLIRIHQYGVKKFGEVQADKYFNTFFDYFDMIAERPFSYESVDYIKEGYRRCVCGADSIYFRINDNDNIAEIMAIIGRQDITGKIT, encoded by the coding sequence ATGGCTGATTACAGACTAAGCAACGAAGCCAAAAACGACCTCATCAGAATACACCAATACGGAGTTAAAAAATTTGGTGAAGTACAAGCCGACAAGTACTTCAATACATTTTTCGATTACTTTGACATGATTGCAGAGAGACCATTTTCATACGAATCAGTTGACTACATTAAAGAAGGATATAGACGTTGTGTTTGCGGAGCTGATAGCATCTATTTTAGGATCAATGATAATGATAATATTGCTGAGATTATGGCAATCATTGGCCGACAGGATATTACTGGAAAAATAACATAA